Proteins found in one Nocardia brasiliensis ATCC 700358 genomic segment:
- a CDS encoding YibE/F family protein: MTDHHHHHHDHSGPIAIGDTAARVVIGLLTVIGIVVLAGAFLLWPSKQHIDIPLPMQNAGGGAVQTEAGTVVLQDIGPCGSASIGKVFVEQPDAPRNNAYTCQRSLIEIESGPHKGNRTLLEIAPGPGQPDLHAGDKLRLVRQTDPSGTPMYSFEDYARGLPLTLIVVAFVVVIVAVARWRGLRALLGLVFAFAVLVLFMLPALLDGKPAIPVALVAGALILYAVLYLAHGVNLRTSSALLGTLTSMIVAAVLSWVAIKMTNLTGLSEEQNTNVATYIEHVSITGLLLAGFIIGSLGVLNDVTITQASAAFELAAIDKGASRREVFTAAMRVGRDHIASTVYTLVLAYAGGALPLLLLFSVAGRSIRDVLTGDAVAIEIARSSVGGIALALSVPLTTAIAVMLARPFGSHAPVEPPRRARHARN, translated from the coding sequence GTGACCGATCACCACCACCATCACCACGATCACTCCGGTCCCATCGCGATCGGCGACACCGCCGCCCGCGTGGTCATCGGACTGCTCACCGTCATCGGCATCGTGGTGCTGGCAGGCGCCTTCCTGCTCTGGCCGAGCAAACAGCACATCGACATCCCGCTGCCCATGCAGAACGCCGGCGGCGGCGCGGTGCAGACCGAGGCGGGCACGGTGGTCCTGCAAGACATCGGGCCGTGCGGCAGCGCCTCGATCGGCAAGGTCTTCGTGGAGCAGCCCGACGCCCCGCGCAACAACGCCTACACCTGTCAGCGCAGCCTGATCGAGATCGAATCCGGGCCGCACAAGGGCAACCGCACCCTGCTCGAAATCGCCCCTGGCCCTGGCCAACCCGATCTGCACGCCGGCGACAAGCTGCGCCTGGTGCGCCAGACCGACCCGAGCGGCACGCCGATGTACTCGTTCGAGGACTACGCGCGCGGGCTACCGCTGACGCTGATCGTCGTCGCCTTCGTCGTGGTGATCGTGGCGGTGGCGCGCTGGCGCGGCCTGCGCGCGCTGCTCGGTCTGGTGTTCGCGTTCGCGGTGCTGGTGCTGTTCATGCTGCCCGCGCTGCTGGACGGCAAGCCCGCCATCCCGGTCGCGCTGGTCGCCGGCGCCCTCATCCTCTACGCGGTGCTGTACCTGGCGCACGGGGTGAACCTGCGCACCAGCTCGGCCCTGCTCGGGACGCTCACCTCGATGATCGTCGCCGCGGTGCTGTCCTGGGTGGCGATCAAGATGACCAACCTCACCGGCCTGTCCGAGGAACAGAACACCAACGTCGCCACCTATATCGAACACGTCAGCATCACCGGGCTGCTGCTGGCCGGCTTCATCATCGGTTCGCTCGGCGTGCTGAACGACGTCACCATCACACAGGCCTCGGCGGCCTTCGAGCTGGCCGCCATCGACAAGGGCGCGTCGCGGCGGGAGGTCTTCACCGCGGCGATGCGGGTCGGCCGCGACCATATCGCCAGCACCGTGTACACGCTGGTGCTCGCCTACGCCGGCGGCGCGTTGCCGCTGCTGCTGTTGTTCAGCGTCGCGGGGCGATCCATCCGGGACGTGCTGACCGGCGACGCCGTGGCCATCGAGATCGCCCGCTCGTCCGTCGGCGGTATCGCCCTGGCCCTGTCCGTCCCGCTGACCACCGCCATCGCGGTGATGCTCGCTCGTCCGTTCGGCAGCCACGCGCCGGTCGAGCCGCCGCGCCGGGCCCGGCACGCGCGGAACTGA
- a CDS encoding pyridoxal phosphate-dependent aminotransferase: MGRVSPSHLPHRPPRVLEQSTKLQNVVYEIRGPVHAQAARLEAEGHRILKLNIGNPAPFGFEAPDVIMRDIIASLPYAQGYSESKGITSARRAVVTRYELVPGFPELDVDDVYLGNGVSELITITMQALLDNGDEVLIPAPDYPLWTAMTSLAGGTPVHYLCDESSGWQPDIADIESKITDKTKALLVINPNNPTGAVYSAEILQQLADIARKHQLLLLADEIYDKILYDDAKHVSMASVAPDLLCLTFNGLSKAYRVAGYRSGWLAITGPKEHAAGFLEGIDLLASSRLCPNVPAQHAIQVALGGHQSIEDLILPGGRLLEQRDVAWERLNMIPGVSCVKPKGALYAFPRLDPNVYEIHDDSKLILDLLLQEKILMVQGTGFNWPNHDHLRIVTLPWARDLAVAIERFGNFLSSYRQ, encoded by the coding sequence ATGGGACGGGTGAGCCCCAGTCATCTACCGCATCGCCCGCCGCGCGTACTCGAGCAGTCCACGAAGCTGCAGAACGTCGTCTACGAAATCCGTGGACCGGTACACGCGCAGGCGGCACGGCTGGAGGCGGAGGGGCATCGCATCCTCAAGCTCAATATCGGCAACCCGGCGCCGTTCGGTTTCGAGGCGCCGGATGTGATCATGCGCGACATCATCGCGTCGCTCCCGTATGCCCAGGGCTACTCCGAATCCAAGGGCATCACCTCGGCCCGGCGCGCGGTCGTCACCCGCTACGAACTGGTGCCCGGCTTCCCCGAACTGGACGTGGACGACGTCTACCTCGGCAACGGCGTCTCCGAGCTGATCACCATCACCATGCAGGCGCTGCTGGACAACGGCGACGAGGTGCTGATCCCGGCGCCGGACTATCCGCTGTGGACCGCGATGACCAGCCTGGCCGGCGGCACCCCGGTGCATTACCTGTGCGACGAGTCCAGCGGCTGGCAGCCCGATATCGCCGATATCGAATCGAAGATCACTGACAAGACCAAGGCGCTGCTGGTGATCAATCCGAATAATCCGACGGGTGCGGTGTATTCGGCGGAAATTCTGCAGCAGCTCGCCGATATAGCGCGCAAGCATCAATTGCTGCTGCTCGCCGACGAGATCTACGACAAGATCCTCTACGACGACGCCAAGCACGTTTCGATGGCCTCGGTAGCGCCGGATCTGCTGTGCCTGACCTTCAACGGCCTGTCCAAGGCGTACCGGGTGGCGGGCTATCGCTCCGGATGGCTGGCGATCACCGGCCCGAAGGAGCACGCGGCCGGTTTCCTGGAGGGGATCGACCTGCTCGCCTCGTCCCGCCTGTGCCCGAATGTGCCTGCGCAGCATGCGATTCAGGTGGCGCTCGGCGGTCATCAGAGTATCGAGGATCTGATCCTGCCCGGCGGGCGCCTGCTCGAGCAGCGCGATGTCGCGTGGGAGCGGCTCAACATGATTCCCGGTGTGTCCTGCGTGAAACCGAAGGGTGCGCTGTACGCGTTCCCCAGGCTGGACCCGAATGTGTATGAGATCCATGATGATTCGAAGCTGATCCTGGATCTGCTGCTGCAGGAGAAGATCCTGATGGTGCAGGGGACCGGTTTCAACTGGCCGAACCACGATCATCTGCGGATCGTCACGCTGCCGTGGGCCAGGGACCTCGCGGTCGCCATCGAGCGCTTCGGCAACTTCCTGTCCAGCTATCGCCAGTAG
- a CDS encoding XRE family transcriptional regulator, translating into MAAAHEASEHAGQAESTNVGATTLDQLDADVRRIANDYVHVPPVPMMVEMLRVRRRVYRLLEGHQRPADTSHLYLLAGTLSGLLANASTDLGYYDAAGEQIRAAWAYSELCGHNGLRAWTRGMHALIEYWSERPRRGVLLAQSGQEFAESATAKVRLLNIEARIWSRLGNSNDADRCIRAADDAREVTETDTLHDEVGGVFGFNDAKAQYYAGATYIHLGQATPALAATQRAIELYSNGPSEQRSYGAESLARVDCAAAHLINGSLDGAAEALRPVLGLAEDKRIAQLEERLTGVRRRIAGPDFRDAVGARFLDERIEEFCGTTAAKGIPPGNPAS; encoded by the coding sequence ATGGCGGCTGCCCATGAGGCCAGCGAGCACGCCGGCCAGGCCGAGAGCACGAATGTGGGTGCGACCACGTTGGACCAGCTCGACGCCGATGTCAGACGCATCGCGAACGACTATGTGCACGTGCCACCGGTGCCGATGATGGTGGAGATGCTACGGGTGCGCCGCCGGGTGTACCGGCTGCTGGAAGGCCATCAGCGCCCCGCCGACACCAGTCATCTGTACCTGTTGGCGGGCACCCTCTCGGGTCTGCTCGCCAATGCGAGTACCGATCTGGGTTATTACGACGCGGCGGGTGAGCAGATCAGAGCCGCGTGGGCCTATTCGGAATTGTGCGGCCACAACGGTTTACGGGCCTGGACCCGGGGCATGCACGCGCTCATCGAGTATTGGTCGGAACGGCCGCGCCGCGGTGTGCTGCTGGCGCAGAGCGGCCAGGAATTCGCCGAATCCGCTACGGCGAAGGTGCGTTTGCTCAATATCGAGGCCAGAATCTGGTCGCGCCTGGGCAATTCGAACGATGCCGATCGCTGCATCCGGGCGGCCGACGACGCGCGTGAGGTCACCGAGACCGACACGCTGCACGACGAGGTCGGCGGCGTGTTCGGCTTCAACGACGCGAAGGCGCAGTACTACGCCGGCGCCACCTACATCCATCTCGGTCAGGCGACGCCCGCGCTGGCGGCCACCCAGCGCGCCATCGAGCTGTACTCGAACGGCCCGTCGGAGCAACGTTCCTATGGTGCCGAATCGCTGGCCCGGGTCGACTGTGCCGCGGCGCACCTGATCAACGGCAGTCTCGACGGCGCCGCCGAGGCGTTGCGGCCGGTGCTCGGGCTGGCCGAGGACAAGCGGATCGCGCAGCTGGAAGAGCGGTTGACCGGGGTGCGCCGGCGGATCGCGGGCCCGGACTTCCGGGACGCGGTCGGCGCGCGCTTCCTGGACGAGCGGATCGAGGAGTTCTGCGGCACGACGGCGGCGAAGGGGATACCTCCTGGCAACCCCGCTTCCTGA
- a CDS encoding AraC family transcriptional regulator: protein MGGDRLSDLRGTYQVRAHQVVAAPPAAFAGLDVLRCFGFDVLEPNPVRRRKIPGGTVKLVFALEGIFEGRGLDPTALVIGLHDRAGSAGHAGRMRSVQLQLDPLSARRLLGVPLDELRNEAVPLAELLGPPVRQLTERLAESRTWPARFALLGDYLRRRVRDCDDHADRAIVHAVRELRRSNGTRPVTTLAAESGWSQRHFRRRFAEQIGLPPKDYGSLLRFSAALTALTSRPERDMSSLAAEFGYYDQSHLIRDFRRFAGTAPGRLLG from the coding sequence ATGGGCGGTGATCGGCTGAGCGATCTGCGCGGGACCTACCAGGTGCGTGCGCACCAGGTGGTGGCCGCGCCGCCCGCCGCGTTCGCCGGCCTCGACGTGCTGCGCTGCTTCGGTTTCGACGTGCTGGAACCGAACCCGGTGCGCCGCAGGAAGATTCCCGGCGGCACCGTGAAACTCGTCTTCGCGCTGGAGGGGATCTTCGAGGGACGCGGTCTCGACCCGACCGCGCTGGTCATCGGCTTGCACGACCGCGCGGGCAGCGCCGGGCACGCCGGACGGATGCGCAGCGTCCAGCTGCAACTCGATCCGCTGAGCGCGCGCCGGCTGCTCGGTGTGCCGCTCGACGAATTACGCAACGAGGCGGTCCCGCTCGCCGAACTGCTCGGGCCGCCGGTGCGGCAGCTGACCGAGCGACTCGCCGAATCCCGCACCTGGCCGGCACGATTCGCGCTACTGGGCGACTACCTGCGCCGACGCGTCCGCGACTGCGACGACCACGCCGACCGGGCGATCGTGCACGCAGTACGGGAACTGCGCCGGTCCAACGGAACCCGGCCGGTCACCACGCTGGCGGCGGAAAGCGGCTGGAGCCAACGGCATTTCCGGCGCCGCTTCGCCGAGCAGATCGGGTTGCCGCCCAAGGACTACGGCTCCCTGCTCCGATTCTCCGCCGCCCTGACCGCCCTGACCAGCCGACCCGAACGCGACATGAGCAGCCTCGCCGCCGAATTCGGCTACTACGACCAATCACATCTCATCCGCGACTTCCGCCGCTTCGCGGGTACCGCGCCGGGACGTCTGCTCGGCTGA
- a CDS encoding tetratricopeptide repeat protein — protein MNQDWEDRVAAAWTTIDEHDAADFRAAIDALVAELPDAHPRGAFERACAWDSTGHSDQAVPLYRAALAGGLDDYRRRRATIQLSSSLRNIGHAAEGVELLTRELDAPSDELDDAVRACLALCLSTLGRDREGLSLVLGALAAHLPRYQRSMANYARLLVEPAQ, from the coding sequence GTGAACCAGGATTGGGAAGATCGGGTAGCGGCCGCGTGGACCACGATCGATGAGCACGACGCCGCCGACTTCCGGGCCGCGATCGACGCCCTGGTCGCCGAATTGCCGGACGCGCATCCGCGCGGGGCGTTCGAGCGGGCGTGTGCCTGGGATTCGACCGGCCACTCCGACCAGGCGGTGCCGCTGTACCGGGCGGCGTTGGCGGGCGGACTCGACGACTACCGGCGCAGGCGCGCCACGATCCAGCTGTCCAGTTCGCTGCGCAACATCGGTCATGCCGCGGAGGGTGTCGAGCTGCTGACCCGTGAACTCGACGCGCCGTCGGACGAGCTGGACGACGCCGTCCGCGCGTGCCTCGCCCTGTGCCTGTCCACCCTCGGCCGCGACCGAGAGGGACTGTCCCTGGTACTCGGCGCATTGGCCGCCCACCTGCCCCGCTACCAACGGTCCATGGCGAATTACGCTCGGCTGCTGGTAGAACCGGCGCAGTAG
- the dcd gene encoding dCTP deaminase: MLLSDRDIRAEIAAGRLGVEPLLETLIQPSSIDVRLDGMFRVFNNTRYTHIDPAQQQDELTSLVEPAAGEPFVLHPGEFVLGSTLEVCTLPDDLAGRLEGKSSLGRLGLLTHSTAGFIDPGFSGHITLELSNVANLPITLWPGMKIGQLCLLRLTSPAEHPYGSATAGSKYQGQRGPTPSRSYLNFPLPTAAESR, from the coding sequence GTGCTGCTTTCCGATCGTGACATCCGTGCGGAGATCGCCGCTGGGCGTCTCGGCGTCGAGCCATTGCTGGAGACGCTGATCCAGCCGTCGAGTATCGACGTGCGCCTGGACGGGATGTTCCGGGTGTTCAACAACACCCGCTACACCCATATCGACCCGGCGCAGCAGCAGGACGAGCTGACCAGCCTGGTCGAACCGGCCGCAGGTGAACCCTTCGTGCTGCATCCCGGCGAGTTCGTGCTCGGCTCGACACTCGAGGTGTGCACGCTGCCCGACGACCTGGCCGGACGACTGGAGGGCAAGTCGAGTCTGGGCCGCCTCGGCCTGTTGACGCACTCGACCGCGGGTTTCATCGACCCCGGTTTCAGCGGACACATCACACTGGAACTCTCCAACGTGGCCAACCTGCCGATCACCCTGTGGCCCGGCATGAAAATCGGCCAACTCTGCCTGCTCCGCCTCACCAGCCCCGCCGAACACCCCTACGGCAGCGCCACCGCCGGCTCGAAATACCAAGGCCAGCGCGGCCCCACCCCCTCCCGCTCCTACCTAAACTTCCCCCTCCCCACCGCGGCGGAATCACGATAG
- a CDS encoding SDR family NAD(P)-dependent oxidoreductase produces MTEPALFDLSGHVAVVTGGNSGIGLGFARGLARAGADVCVVGRNTERNADAAEILRGYGGRVLTLSCDVGDEQQVRDTMARVMDELGRIDSCFANAGVPQGGLPFLETDLAEFRRVTSINLDAAFVTLREAAKVMVAQGEGGSLVGTASLAAKQGVPRGQSYAASKAGLIAIMNSIAVELGKYGIRANSVLPGWVETPMTDGVFAWDRFRERVQPRIPAKRWGTATDFEAVAVYLASPASAYHTGDTLLIDGGYSMF; encoded by the coding sequence ATGACCGAGCCCGCACTGTTCGACCTGAGCGGCCACGTGGCCGTGGTGACCGGAGGCAACTCCGGGATCGGTCTCGGCTTCGCCCGCGGGCTCGCGCGAGCCGGCGCCGACGTGTGCGTCGTCGGCCGCAACACCGAGCGCAACGCCGACGCCGCGGAGATCCTGCGCGGTTACGGCGGACGGGTGCTCACCCTGTCCTGCGATGTCGGCGACGAGCAGCAGGTGCGCGACACGATGGCCAGGGTAATGGACGAACTCGGCCGGATCGACTCCTGTTTCGCCAATGCCGGTGTACCGCAAGGTGGTCTGCCGTTCCTGGAGACCGATCTCGCCGAATTCCGGCGGGTCACCTCGATCAACCTCGACGCCGCGTTCGTCACGCTGCGCGAGGCGGCGAAGGTGATGGTCGCGCAGGGCGAGGGCGGCAGCCTGGTGGGCACCGCCAGTCTGGCCGCCAAACAGGGTGTGCCGCGCGGCCAGTCCTATGCGGCGAGCAAGGCGGGTCTGATCGCCATCATGAATTCGATCGCGGTCGAGCTCGGCAAATACGGCATCCGCGCGAACTCGGTGCTGCCGGGCTGGGTGGAGACGCCGATGACGGACGGCGTGTTCGCCTGGGATCGCTTCCGGGAGCGCGTGCAGCCCCGGATCCCGGCCAAGCGCTGGGGTACGGCCACCGATTTCGAGGCCGTCGCGGTGTATCTGGCCAGCCCGGCCAGCGCTTATCACACGGGGGACACGCTGCTGATCGACGGCGGCTACAGCATGTTCTGA
- a CDS encoding phosphatase PAP2 family protein yields MTPNPTLVPTRRRVPPLAVVAGLLIVFIVGLTANVVARDGLTSIDPDIADWAVAHRNGVLTPIAITVSNIGGTVAMTTLATLAVIAFGWFGYWRAAGLVIVTGLLSWLFVDGGKNLIARPRPPVDLHVVVKTNFAYPSGHSLGSMAIVGIVSVLLIPRLRRRAARWIAAIAAATFVAAVGLSRIYLGVHWTTDVLGGWAIGALLVIATFSGYRYLEAREHDAVRAGAKHRSAVRDPGGAAVPVPAHPAERHVGEVDSEGQIAGGG; encoded by the coding sequence GTGACCCCGAATCCCACGCTCGTCCCGACTCGACGCCGGGTACCGCCGCTCGCGGTGGTGGCCGGGTTGCTCATCGTGTTCATCGTCGGACTCACCGCCAACGTGGTGGCCCGCGACGGGCTCACCTCGATCGACCCGGATATCGCGGACTGGGCGGTCGCGCATCGCAACGGCGTACTGACCCCGATCGCGATCACGGTCAGCAATATCGGCGGCACGGTCGCGATGACCACACTGGCCACCCTCGCCGTGATCGCCTTCGGCTGGTTCGGGTACTGGCGCGCGGCCGGACTGGTCATCGTGACCGGTCTGCTGTCCTGGCTGTTCGTAGACGGCGGCAAGAACCTGATCGCCCGGCCGCGCCCGCCGGTCGACCTGCATGTCGTCGTCAAGACCAACTTCGCCTACCCGTCCGGGCACAGCCTCGGTTCGATGGCGATCGTCGGCATCGTGTCCGTGCTGCTGATTCCCCGCCTGCGACGCCGCGCCGCACGCTGGATCGCGGCGATCGCGGCCGCCACTTTCGTTGCCGCGGTGGGTCTTTCCCGCATCTACCTCGGCGTGCACTGGACCACCGACGTGCTCGGCGGGTGGGCCATCGGCGCGCTGCTGGTGATCGCGACCTTCAGCGGCTACCGCTATCTCGAAGCGCGCGAACACGATGCCGTGCGCGCCGGCGCGAAACACCGGTCAGCCGTACGGGATCCAGGTGGTGCGGCCGTCCCCGTCCCGGCGCACCCGGCCGAACGGCACGTCGGCGAAGTGGATTCCGAAGGCCAGATCGCCGGTGGAGGCTAG
- a CDS encoding MBL fold metallo-hydrolase, which translates to MTSSRIDSRHGWAAGRPDTRPAATAQHERLRRPPRLRTIRLGRMELTYVPDGAVFLKPSGWLPDATAQDWAAYADHLDENGHLVAGIGALLVRYRRRALLIDAGIGPVVMPDEPDNPMTGATHGGALLRNLARLGVAGRIDAVAFTHLHTDHFGWTLYPGPGGVPPFGTARYLVNESEWDWWHALPPELVAALPDWARNSITTPQMLATITARVQPFVNGAEVFPGVRAQEIPGHTAGHTAFALKSMGRRLVMIGDALHSPVQVRHPEWACGSDFDPAEGIRRRRMLVDRLASTGDLAFGIHFADVPFGRVRRDGDGRTTWIPYG; encoded by the coding sequence GTGACATCATCGCGGATCGATTCGAGGCACGGCTGGGCGGCGGGCAGGCCCGATACCCGCCCGGCTGCTACGGCGCAGCACGAGCGGTTGCGGCGGCCGCCGCGGTTACGCACGATTCGGCTGGGTCGGATGGAACTGACCTATGTGCCCGACGGCGCGGTCTTTCTGAAGCCGTCCGGGTGGTTGCCGGACGCCACCGCCCAGGACTGGGCCGCCTACGCCGACCATCTCGACGAGAACGGGCACCTGGTCGCGGGCATCGGCGCGCTGCTGGTGCGCTATCGCAGGCGCGCGCTGCTCATCGACGCGGGGATCGGCCCGGTCGTCATGCCGGACGAGCCGGACAACCCGATGACGGGTGCGACGCACGGCGGCGCGTTGCTGCGCAACCTGGCGCGGCTCGGCGTGGCCGGCCGGATCGACGCGGTCGCGTTCACCCACTTGCACACCGATCACTTCGGCTGGACGTTGTATCCGGGTCCGGGCGGTGTGCCGCCGTTCGGCACGGCCCGGTATCTGGTGAACGAGTCGGAGTGGGACTGGTGGCACGCCTTGCCGCCGGAATTGGTCGCGGCGCTGCCGGATTGGGCGCGCAACAGCATCACGACGCCGCAGATGCTGGCGACCATCACGGCCAGGGTGCAGCCGTTCGTGAACGGCGCGGAGGTGTTCCCCGGCGTGCGGGCACAGGAGATCCCCGGGCACACCGCGGGGCATACCGCGTTCGCGCTCAAGTCCATGGGCCGGCGCCTGGTGATGATCGGTGACGCGCTGCACAGTCCGGTGCAGGTGCGGCATCCGGAGTGGGCGTGTGGCTCGGATTTCGATCCCGCCGAAGGGATTCGCCGACGCCGGATGCTGGTCGACCGGCTAGCCTCCACCGGCGATCTGGCCTTCGGAATCCACTTCGCCGACGTGCCGTTCGGCCGGGTGCGCCGGGACGGGGACGGCCGCACCACCTGGATCCCGTACGGCTGA
- a CDS encoding serine hydrolase domain-containing protein — MVLVEGFVERGYEDVRVAFGQAHEKDAGAAQLCVHRHGRVVVDLWAGHDPITGKAWDAESLVVLMSASKGVTATCVHLLVERGQLDLEAPVREYWPEFAANGKADVTVADLLTHRAGLCGFEPESGIRAADFTDWARCVSALETMAPLWRPGTAFYYHAITWGFLAGELVRRVSGKNVGDFLAAEIAEPLGLSLWIGLPETEEPRVVPQFTRTPSPSAADVSAVLARMGIDLESRLVRNLLDTVATREDGIELLNTRAGHAAEVPAGNAIGNARALARMYAATIGAVDGIRLLTPATVERACRPGTDHLIHPAPIDLLPVTHRFANGYELPQTGNPMLGATSFGHVGTGGRIGFAHPASGTAVGYTCTDMTADVAVGPDPRWTPWLTALRQALV, encoded by the coding sequence GTGGTGTTGGTCGAGGGGTTCGTCGAGCGTGGATACGAGGACGTTCGGGTCGCATTCGGGCAGGCGCACGAGAAAGACGCGGGTGCCGCGCAGTTGTGTGTCCATCGTCACGGCCGGGTCGTCGTCGACCTGTGGGCCGGCCACGATCCGATCACCGGAAAAGCTTGGGACGCAGAGTCGCTGGTGGTGTTGATGTCGGCCTCGAAAGGGGTGACGGCAACCTGCGTGCACCTGCTCGTCGAACGTGGACAGCTCGACCTCGAGGCGCCGGTCCGGGAGTACTGGCCGGAGTTCGCCGCCAACGGCAAAGCGGATGTGACGGTCGCCGACCTGCTCACCCACCGGGCCGGGCTGTGCGGCTTCGAACCCGAATCCGGTATCCGCGCAGCGGACTTCACGGATTGGGCGCGGTGCGTGTCCGCGCTCGAAACGATGGCGCCGCTGTGGCGACCGGGAACCGCGTTCTACTACCACGCCATCACCTGGGGTTTCCTGGCCGGCGAACTGGTGCGGCGGGTCAGCGGAAAGAACGTCGGCGACTTCCTCGCCGCCGAAATCGCCGAACCGCTCGGGTTGAGCCTGTGGATCGGTCTGCCGGAAACCGAAGAGCCCCGGGTTGTTCCACAGTTCACCCGCACGCCCTCACCGTCGGCCGCCGACGTATCGGCCGTGCTCGCCAGGATGGGTATCGATCTCGAATCCCGCCTGGTGCGCAACCTTCTCGACACCGTGGCGACCCGCGAAGACGGCATCGAACTGCTCAACACCCGCGCCGGGCACGCGGCCGAGGTCCCGGCGGGCAACGCCATCGGCAACGCCCGCGCCCTGGCCCGCATGTACGCCGCCACCATCGGCGCCGTCGACGGCATCCGGCTGCTCACCCCCGCCACCGTCGAGCGTGCCTGCCGCCCCGGCACCGACCACCTCATCCACCCGGCCCCCATCGACCTCCTCCCCGTCACCCACCGCTTCGCCAACGGCTACGAACTCCCGCAAACCGGCAACCCCATGCTCGGCGCCACCTCCTTCGGCCACGTCGGCACCGGCGGCCGCATCGGCTTCGCCCACCCCGCCTCCGGCACCGCGGTCGGCTACACCTGCACCGACATGACCGCCGACGTCGCCGTAGGGCCGGATCCGCGTTGGACCCCCTGGCTGACCGCCCTCCGCCAAGCCCTCGTCTGA
- a CDS encoding MspA family porin, producing MFRRVWALLGCLSFVMGLPAVLLGVGVAAAEPVADKFGSFTTDDGWVVNVFKTDEKLDRWPNLAATAYTREGFYSVKGAVSIEGEGRAPVNAAAVQIGLQLGCQIDVSTGLTAGLGLNVGVNGVVTVSQYPSGLVGGNAGVNPSVSGTLKPGGITQLVLGAKSLNGAYGSIATREAEMKVDACGGPVSVRSVVTVSLATPTSTDSFSVYGDPVYL from the coding sequence GTGTTCAGGCGCGTTTGGGCGTTGTTGGGTTGCTTATCGTTCGTGATGGGTTTGCCAGCGGTGCTGTTGGGCGTCGGAGTGGCGGCCGCGGAACCGGTGGCGGACAAGTTCGGGTCGTTCACCACTGATGACGGATGGGTCGTCAACGTATTCAAAACCGATGAAAAGTTGGACCGCTGGCCCAATTTGGCGGCCACCGCCTACACACGCGAGGGCTTCTACAGCGTGAAAGGCGCTGTGTCGATCGAGGGGGAGGGGCGTGCGCCGGTCAACGCGGCGGCCGTGCAGATCGGGTTGCAACTCGGGTGCCAGATCGATGTGAGTACCGGTCTCACCGCGGGGTTGGGACTCAACGTCGGTGTCAACGGAGTGGTGACGGTGTCGCAGTATCCGTCGGGCTTGGTGGGCGGCAACGCCGGTGTGAATCCGAGCGTGTCGGGGACACTCAAGCCCGGCGGCATCACACAGTTGGTTCTCGGCGCGAAATCACTGAATGGCGCCTATGGTTCGATCGCCACGCGGGAGGCCGAGATGAAGGTCGACGCCTGTGGCGGACCGGTTTCGGTGCGTTCGGTGGTCACGGTGTCACTCGCCACACCGACGAGTACCGACTCGTTCTCGGTCTACGGCGACCCGGTCTATCTCTGA